TCGTCCCACTCGGGGCGGGGATGGTTCTCGCCGCCGATCTTCCAGGTGCCGAATCCGATCTTGGGGAGGGTCAGGGTGGGGACAGTTTCGTAAAGCATGGCTGATTAATGCGTCTCGGAAACGACCCGGCCGGGCTCTTCCAGCCACTGGCGCAAATGCGCGGCGTGTTCCTCCTCGTGGTCCACGAAGATCTCCACAAGGTAGGCCACCGTCCCGAATTCGCCCCAGGGAAAGGTGAGCGGCTGGACGATCTTCTCGTCGGGCAGGTCGCGGATGGCCTGGATGGTCAGTTCGTGCGAACGGTCCCATTCGCGGCGGATGTGTTCGTAGTCGAGCGTCTCGCGCGTGGAGACGGTCTGGGCGTTGAAGGCGTCAACGCCGCGCGTGGCGGGCGTCTTCATCGGGCCGCCTGTGGCATGGGCGCGCAGGGCGTCCAGCACGGCATCGTCCCAGCCGGACATGTGGGCGAGGAACTCCTTCAGTTTCCAGCCGCGGTAGATCTCCTGGTCGCGGTATTTTTCCGCCTCGGCGACGAGCGTTTTGAGCCGGTTCCGCTGTTTTTCCCAGCGGGCGGCCAGGAACTGCTTTTCATGGGTCAACATGGCCGAATTGTACCCCGAAAGTCACCGATATTGACGGAGCCATTCCGCCGCGGACGGATTTCCGCTTTGGGCGATCAGGCGGCGCGTCGCTTCGGTGTCGAACGGGACGCGGCGCAGGTCCACGCTCCAGACGCCCCGTTCCGCCCGCAGGATGGCGTACTCAGCCCAGGGAAGCAGGGTCGGCGCGGGACTGCCGGGGGTGTACGGCTTCTCGAAGGCGTTCCCGACGCTGCCCGGGTTGACGATAACCTGCCTCCCGCGCTTTCGCAGCATCTGAATGTGGGTATGTCCGCCCGCCAGAATTGCCGCCGACTGGCTCTCGAAGTATTTATCAACGGTTTCTTCGGGCGTGGTGGCGAGGAGAATATCCGTGTTGGACAGCGGCGAGGCATGGTAGCACAAAATTGTGGACGCGCCGTCGAAGTCCAGTTGACGCGTGGGACGGAAAGAGCGGAGGAAATCCACGTCTGTAGCCGACAACTGGCTGACGCTCCATTCCAGACTTGGGAGGAGCGGCTCGCCGATCTGCAACTCCGCCGCCCGCGCGGGTTCCAACATGGCTTCGTCGTGGTTGCCGAGGATGCAGGGACAGCCCAGCGACTGGATCAACCCCAACGTCTCGCGCGGGCACGGACCGAGGGTGGCCGCGTCGCCGAGGAAGACGGTCGCGTCCACGCCCTCGGCGCGGACGTCGCTCAGCGCGGCTTCCAGCGCGGGCAGGTTGGCGTGGACGTCGGAGATCAAGGCGATTTTCATCGCGCAGATTGTACACGAACGCCGCTTTTTTTGTTTCGCTCCTTCGTACTATGGCGGAAAATTGCTGCCGGGGGCGAGTCTTGTCGTTTCAGAATACTCCCGCTGATTTTACCAGTCCCAGCACCAAGGAAGTTAGCGTGTAGCCACTTGTGTAAAGTAAAAATTACTTCACTGTTCGGTACGATTCAAGCATTTGCAACAAGGTCTCCTTGACGGCAAGATAATCTTCAAATTTAGCAGGGGCGCGCTCCAAGTTTGATCCATAGGCAAAGTGAGTGCCATCTTCAATATCAATGAAGAAGAATTCTGAATAGAGAATTTTCTTATCACCCTCCTGTTTGTAAAGTTCCCAGCCTCGGGCAGAATAGGTGTTGCCGTTAATAGAAACCTGTTCCGATTTTTCAACGATGAGCTCATCGCCCACCCCGAAGCCCCCACACAGAACATAACCCCATGCATTAGGAGCTTGAACCAGCAAAAACCCTTCGCCGTAGGTCGCGATCACGCACAGATCGCCATATTTGTCCTGGAGTTGAAGTAAATATTCATCAAATGTCACTCCCGCTGGTAATTCTCCCGGGAAACCGTCAACACTGCTTATCTTCAATGTTGTCCCAAGTGGATAACTGAATTCGTAATTGTAGATTGGATTTTTATAGACCAGCCATCCATCTACAATACTTGAGGTAGGTATAGTCACGGTAAACGTTGAGAGCGGCGTTAGTGACGGTGTCTTAGGTGCAACAGGAATTTGAGGCGCTTCGGTTGATGTCAGAGTGGGAGAAGCCAGCTGTTGTTTCGCTGCAGGGGGGGCATTCAGTATTGGTTGAGTTCCGAGAACTGAAGGTGTTTCACTCATGGCAGGAGCAGTTAATTGGGGTGACGGACTACATGAAGAAAGTATCAGCGTTCCTGCCAGCAGCAGAATGATACTTATATAAAAGTTTGACTTCATAATCTAGGCCTCCATAACATAGAAGTAGGTGGGTGGTTCGAACAAAGTTGGACTTCCGATATTCAACCTCGGAAGTCCAACATACTATATTCATATCTATCACCGAGGAGGATTTTTTAAGTATATGTAACCGCCGGGGGTCGTCCTAGATATCGTCCTGGTGCGCCCACAACTTGTACACCAAAGCATCTCACTAATGGTAACGTTACTTCCACCGGTATAGTTGGAAACGTATGCTACGTGCCCTGGCGAGCCAGACCACCATGCGATGTTCGCTTGATCCGCGCGGGGTAAGCTACTACGAAGCCAACCAGAATAATTAGGTACTTGGCTCCACCAAGTTCCCGCATCACCGCGGAAAGGCACAGCTCCAAATTTGTAGTACACCCACCAAGTACAGTTACCTTTATTGTTGCAACACGGAAAAGGATTACTTGATTGAGAGTATCCGCAACATGAGGACACTAGCGGGCTGATAAGCCCTGATTCCTGTACTGCCGCTTCAACGCTTTTCCAGATTTTCTCTGGCAATTCTGCCGGAGTTGCTTTTCTGTCAGATATACCAGGAAGTTCAATCGTATTTAACATATGATGATAAACCTGTAATCCAACTCTGTTTTGGGTTACTGTGTACCATAAACGATAAACATACTTTCCGTCGCTAAAGAAGATAGTGCAAGGATTTTTCTGTAAAAGTGATCTGGCTTTCCTCGGAAGGAGAGTCCCAAAAACGGAGAAGGGGCTCTGGGAAGACAAAGTTCGGGTAAAATGAGCGCACCCCAACGGAAACGGGAACGGCGCTTCTCAAAAAGGCTGTTCTCGTTTTCATTTAGGAGGAGGGTTTTCGTCCATCGAAAGATAGACTCGACCCATCTGCCATTCCTCATCCTGTTCCATCAGGATGGCGCTCACCAAACGCAAACAGGCGGCTTCATTGGGAAAGATGCTCACCACGTTGGTGCGCCGTCCAATTTCGCGGTTCAAGCGTTCCTGGGTGTTGTTGGTGCGCAGTTTCCTGCGGTGCGCTTCGGGAAAGGCGAACACGGTCAGTCCTTCGGGCAGGTTGGTTTCCATCCAGTCCGCCAGGCGGGAAGCGCTTTGAGCATACTTTTGAACCGTTTGCTTCAAGTAGGCTTCGGCCGTCGGACGGTCGGGGGCATTGAACACTCTGCGAATGTCCGCGGCCACTTCTGTCAACATCTCGCGGCGAGGAACGTAGCTGGTTGCATTCTGTTGCAGATGGTATTGGCAGCGCTGCCAGAGAACGCCTCCAAACACCGCCCGCAACGCTTGCCGCAAACCAGCGTGAGCGTCGCTGGTAATCAGACGCACACCGCTCAGGCCGCGCTGGATCAGGCTTTGCAGGAAGGCGCGCCAGAAGATTTCGGCCTCACCCAGACCTATCCTCACGCCCAAAATCCTCCGTTTGCCGAGTGGATCCACTGCCTGGGCGATCAAAACGGCCGCATCTACCACCTGTCCATCCATCCGCACTTTCTCGTAGCGGGCATCCAAAAACAGGTAGCGGATTTCTCCCAACGGTCGATTCTGCCAGGCTTCCAGCAAGACATCCAACTCCGAGGTGGCCTTGCTCACCAGACTGCTCGATACCTGGCTGCCGCACAACTTCTCGACAATGGCATTCACTTTGCGGGTCGAGGTCCCTTGCACATACATCTCGGCTAACGCCATCGTCAGGGCGCGTTCACTACGCAACCCTTTTTCCAGCGCTTGTGGATAATAATCCCCAGTCCGCACTTGCGGAACGGCAAATTCAATCGCGCCCATGCGCGTCCGCACTGTTTTCGGCTTGAACCCGTTGGCTTGGTCGCGTCGCTGTTCCGAGCGTTCGTAAGGCGCCACTCCCAGGTATTGCTGTCGCTCCGCTTTCATCGCCGCATTGACGATGACGCGCATCAACTCGGGCAAGTAATCCAAGCCTTGCTCGCTGATCTGCTCCAAAACTTCGTTTGGTAAGGTACAATCATTTTGGTAGGTCATGGTCTCTATCCTTTCTGAAGTTGAGCTTTCCGAAAGAATATACCAGACCTACCTTTTTGGCAAATTTTACAGAAACAAGTTTACACTAACCTAAAGAATGTTGCGAGCATATCAACTGTGCCGCCTCGTTCCAGGAAAGACATAGCAGGGTTCCCCCAAACCTTGGCGTTGGATTTTGTAATTGGAAATGGAGCGCGTGTCTTGCTGTACCAGCCTGACCATTCTTCTAAGTTTTGTCCATTAGCCAGCCATATGTCAAGGTCAATCCAGCCTTGTGCGCCTGTGAATGTTTGCCTCTTGATAATGGCCGATTCATCTTCGTAAGGTGTTTCCTGAAATATCGTTATTACAGATTCCCAGCCAACAGGGTATTCCAAAGAAAACCCATAATCGGAATCGCTGTAGATTTGCCATTGGGTAACCGACTCAGACGAAATAGATGCTGCAAGGACCTTTGAAATTTTGCATCTTTGATTGCCAGGGAATAAACTTAACACTACAGCCAAGGTTGTTAACAAAACCACTGTTACAATAAATGTAAAAGATCTTCCTTTTTTCATTTCGATCTCCGTTTAGAATCATTGTGAATTGTTTCGCGACTCTTGATTCAAGAATAGCACGGGATCGATCAAGGTTCAATGTACGTTGGTGCAGTATTTCTATGTCAACGATTGTCTTGTGTAATACGGTGTT
This DNA window, taken from Candidatus Denitrolinea symbiosum, encodes the following:
- a CDS encoding transposase, IS256 family, with the protein product MTYQNDCTLPNEVLEQISEQGLDYLPELMRVIVNAAMKAERQQYLGVAPYERSEQRRDQANGFKPKTVRTRMGAIEFAVPQVRTGDYYPQALEKGLRSERALTMALAEMYVQGTSTRKVNAIVEKLCGSQVSSSLVSKATSELDVLLEAWQNRPLGEIRYLFLDARYEKVRMDGQVVDAAVLIAQAVDPLGKRRILGVRIGLGEAEIFWRAFLQSLIQRGLSGVRLITSDAHAGLRQALRAVFGGVLWQRCQYHLQQNATSYVPRREMLTEVAADIRRVFNAPDRPTAEAYLKQTVQKYAQSASRLADWMETNLPEGLTVFAFPEAHRRKLRTNNTQERLNREIGRRTNVVSIFPNEAACLRLVSAILMEQDEEWQMGRVYLSMDENPPPK
- a CDS encoding metallophosphoesterase; this translates as MKIALISDVHANLPALEAALSDVRAEGVDATVFLGDAATLGPCPRETLGLIQSLGCPCILGNHDEAMLEPARAAELQIGEPLLPSLEWSVSQLSATDVDFLRSFRPTRQLDFDGASTILCYHASPLSNTDILLATTPEETVDKYFESQSAAILAGGHTHIQMLRKRGRQVIVNPGSVGNAFEKPYTPGSPAPTLLPWAEYAILRAERGVWSVDLRRVPFDTEATRRLIAQSGNPSAAEWLRQYR